The Nycticebus coucang isolate mNycCou1 chromosome 2, mNycCou1.pri, whole genome shotgun sequence genome includes a window with the following:
- the LOC128566839 gene encoding myosin light chain 6B-like, translated as MPPKKDVPVKKPAGPLISRPAAGAPPVKTKAEPAVPQAPQKTQEPPINLSKVVIEFNKDQLEEFKEAFELFDGVGDGKILYSQCGDVMRALGQNHTNAEVLKILGNPKSDELKSRRVDFETLLPMLQVVAKNQDQGTYQDYLEGLRVFDKEGNGKVIGAELIHVLTTLGEKMTEEEVETVLAGHEDSNGCINYEAFLKHILSI; from the coding sequence ATGCCTCCCAAGAAGGATGTTCCAGTGAAGAAACCAGCAGGGCCCCTCATCTCCAGGCCAGCAGCAGGGGCCCCTCCAGTCAAGACTAAGGCTGAGCCAGCTGTTCCCCAAGCTCCTCAGAAAACCCAGGAGCCCCCTATCAATCTCTCCAAAGTTGTGATCGAGTTTAATAAGGACCAGCTGGAGGAGTTCAAAGAAGCATTTGAGCTGTTTGACGGAGTAGGAGATGGTAAGATCCTGTACAGCCAGTGTGGGGATGTGATGAGAGCCCTGGGCCAGAACCACACCAACGCCGAGGTGCTCAAGATCCTGGGGAACCCCAAAAGTGACGAGCTGAAGTCCCGGCGTGTGGACTTTGAGACTTTGCTGCCCATGCTCCAGGTAGTGGCCAAGAACCAGGACCAAGGCACATATCAAGACTACTTGGAGGGGCTTCGTGTGTTTGACAAGGAGGGGAATGGCAAAGTCATAGGAGCAGAGCTCATACATGTCCTCACCACCCTGGGGGAGAAGATGACTGAGGAGGAGGTGGAGACTGTTCTGGCAGGACATGAGGACAGCAATGGTTGCATCAACTATGAGGCCTTCCTGAAACACATCCTAAGCATCTGA